A window of Natrinema salifodinae contains these coding sequences:
- a CDS encoding DJ-1/PfpI family protein, translating to MVETTAEIVLFDGFDELDAIGPYEVLENGARAGASVEARLVTLEETALVTASHDLRVEPDGTVGEPDLLLVPGGGWTTANEGVRAAVEDGVLPDAVAERAADGATVASVCTGAMVLAEAGLLEGRPATSHQVAVDDLEDYVETVVDARVVDDDDVLTAGGVTAGIDLALWLLEREFGAEIASAVETEMEHERRGDVAR from the coding sequence ATGGTGGAGACGACCGCCGAAATCGTGCTGTTCGACGGCTTCGACGAACTCGACGCGATCGGCCCCTACGAGGTGCTCGAAAACGGCGCCCGGGCCGGCGCATCGGTCGAGGCCCGCCTGGTCACGCTCGAGGAGACGGCCCTCGTGACGGCGAGCCACGACCTTCGGGTCGAACCCGACGGGACGGTAGGCGAGCCAGACCTCCTGCTGGTCCCCGGCGGCGGCTGGACGACCGCCAACGAGGGCGTCCGAGCCGCCGTCGAGGACGGCGTCCTGCCCGACGCCGTCGCCGAGCGCGCCGCGGACGGTGCGACCGTCGCGTCGGTCTGTACCGGCGCGATGGTGCTGGCCGAGGCGGGCCTGCTCGAGGGCCGGCCCGCGACCAGCCACCAGGTGGCTGTCGACGACCTCGAAGACTACGTCGAGACCGTGGTCGACGCGCGGGTGGTCGACGACGACGACGTGCTCACCGCCGGCGGCGTCACCGCGGGGATCGACCTGGCGCTGTGGCTGCTCGAACGCGAGTTCGGCGCGGAGATCGCCAGCGCGGTCGAAACGGAGATGGAACACGAGCGCCGCGGCGACGTCGCTCGCTGA
- a CDS encoding DEAD/DEAH box helicase — translation MEVAEVLPEFADAFAFEEFNRMQREALPALLESEDNVVASAPTASGKTALAELAICKALADGGTALFIAPLRALTNEKEDDWDRFEELDYSVYVVTGERDLNPRRARRADILVMTPEKLDSATRKHDSRRYDFVTDIDVCVIDEVHLLDADRRGSVLEVTISRLRRLCDPRIVALSATMPNVDDVAAWLDAPDETTFEFGEKYRPVELNAGVKTYTHGENSFADKYRRLYRALDLAEPHLREDGQALVFVSSRQDTVQAAKKARDEIAERDIPIGARGDYEFHTESKDEIEDATLRNSVLDGVAFHHAGLSKNDRDLVEEWFKEGHIELLFSTSTLAWGVNLPARCVVIRDTKLHDPLEGEVDMSPLDVLQMLGRAGRPGYDDVGYGWVVCDTAEADKYRQLLRDGKEIESRLAESLETHLNAEIAMGTITDLEDVMDWLETTFYYVRGQSKPDEYDFPNLRQRVRDCLEGLVDRGFVETGEDLSIEATPLGVLTSKYYLRLDTAAHFADLCDRAESGEIDAGDVLAAVATAEEFDSVSARQDERDAIDAVLVGEETGDLEAGQRKVLAILRGAASGSTPAELRSDAWVIRRNATRLVSALGAFLDRFVGPHAANLARRVEARIENGVAEDAVGLTAIDGVAAGRASKLAKEGLSTPGDVADAGVEGLVAAGLSEGVAERVYEGAQSLPSIEIEWGQFPETVATGENEVCEVTVRNVGEPARAGIRVTVNGVEMTSTNTYLRDADTVPVGVFGADADELEFTVNVAFPEEPLVPIGASRTVEVQ, via the coding sequence ATGGAGGTCGCCGAGGTTCTCCCCGAATTCGCCGACGCTTTTGCCTTCGAGGAGTTCAACCGGATGCAACGCGAGGCACTGCCCGCACTGCTCGAGTCCGAGGACAACGTGGTCGCGAGCGCGCCGACGGCCTCGGGGAAGACGGCCCTGGCCGAACTGGCGATCTGCAAGGCCCTGGCCGACGGCGGCACCGCGCTCTTTATCGCGCCGCTGCGGGCGCTCACCAACGAGAAGGAGGACGACTGGGACCGCTTCGAGGAGCTTGACTACTCCGTCTACGTCGTCACCGGCGAGCGCGACCTGAACCCGCGTCGCGCGCGGCGGGCGGACATCCTCGTGATGACTCCCGAGAAACTGGATTCGGCGACCCGCAAACACGATTCCCGGCGGTACGACTTCGTCACCGACATCGACGTCTGCGTCATCGACGAGGTCCACCTGCTCGATGCCGACCGACGCGGGTCGGTGCTCGAGGTAACGATCTCCCGCCTGCGACGGCTCTGTGACCCCCGGATCGTCGCGCTCTCGGCGACGATGCCCAACGTCGACGACGTGGCCGCCTGGCTGGACGCCCCCGACGAAACGACCTTCGAGTTCGGCGAGAAGTACCGCCCTGTCGAACTCAACGCCGGCGTCAAGACCTACACGCACGGGGAGAACTCCTTCGCGGACAAGTACCGCCGCCTCTACCGGGCGCTCGATCTCGCGGAACCGCACCTCCGGGAGGACGGCCAGGCGCTCGTGTTCGTCTCTTCCCGGCAGGACACCGTCCAGGCGGCGAAGAAGGCCCGCGACGAGATCGCCGAACGCGATATTCCCATCGGCGCCCGCGGCGACTACGAGTTCCACACCGAGTCGAAAGACGAGATCGAGGACGCCACCCTCCGAAACTCGGTGCTCGACGGCGTGGCCTTCCACCACGCGGGGCTCTCGAAGAACGACCGCGACCTCGTCGAGGAGTGGTTCAAAGAGGGCCACATCGAACTTCTCTTTTCGACCTCGACGCTGGCCTGGGGCGTCAACCTGCCCGCCCGCTGCGTCGTGATCCGGGACACGAAGCTCCACGACCCGCTCGAGGGCGAGGTCGACATGAGCCCCTTGGACGTCCTCCAGATGCTCGGCCGCGCCGGCCGCCCCGGGTACGACGACGTCGGCTACGGCTGGGTCGTCTGCGACACCGCCGAGGCCGACAAGTACCGCCAGCTGCTGCGCGACGGCAAGGAGATCGAGTCCCGCCTGGCCGAGAGCTTAGAGACCCACCTCAACGCCGAGATCGCGATGGGGACGATCACCGACCTAGAGGACGTGATGGACTGGCTCGAGACGACCTTTTACTACGTGCGCGGCCAGTCGAAACCCGACGAGTACGACTTTCCGAACTTACGCCAGCGGGTCCGTGACTGCTTAGAGGGCCTGGTCGACCGGGGCTTCGTCGAGACCGGCGAGGACCTCTCGATCGAGGCGACACCGCTGGGCGTGCTGACCTCGAAGTACTACCTCCGGCTGGACACGGCGGCTCACTTCGCGGACCTCTGCGATCGAGCGGAGTCGGGAGAGATCGACGCCGGAGACGTCCTCGCAGCGGTCGCGACCGCCGAGGAATTCGACTCGGTCTCGGCCCGCCAGGACGAGCGCGACGCGATCGACGCGGTGCTCGTCGGCGAGGAGACGGGCGATCTCGAGGCGGGCCAACGGAAGGTGCTCGCGATCCTCCGCGGCGCGGCCAGCGGTTCGACGCCCGCGGAACTGCGCAGCGACGCCTGGGTCATCCGACGCAACGCGACGCGGCTCGTCTCGGCGCTCGGGGCCTTCCTCGATCGCTTCGTCGGGCCCCACGCCGCGAACCTGGCGCGCCGAGTCGAGGCACGCATCGAGAACGGCGTCGCCGAGGACGCGGTCGGGCTGACCGCCATCGACGGGGTCGCCGCCGGCCGCGCGAGCAAGCTGGCGAAAGAGGGCCTGTCGACGCCAGGCGACGTCGCCGACGCGGGCGTCGAGGGACTGGTCGCCGCCGGGCTCTCGGAGGGCGTCGCCGAGCGCGTCTACGAGGGCGCCCAGTCGCTGCCCTCGATCGAGATCGAGTGGGGGCAGTTCCCCGAGACGGTCGCGACGGGCGAAAACGAAGTCTGCGAGGTCACGGTCCGGAACGTCGGCGAGCCCGCCCGCGCCGGCATCCGCGTGACGGTCAACGGGGTGGAGATGACGAGCACGAACACCTACCTTCGCGACGCGGATACCGTTCCGGTCGGCGTCTTCGGGGCCGACGCCGACGAACTCGAGTTCACCGTTAACGTGGCGTTCCCCGAGGAGCCGCTGGTGCCGATCGGGGCGAGTCGAACGGTCGAAGTTCAGTAG
- the lipA gene encoding lipoyl synthase — protein MSRARKPDWLKSRPPSGREFAGIRETLREHDLHTVCEEANCPNLGECWSGRAGGDGDGGTATFMLMGDRCSRACNFCDVETGGMEALDPDEPENVAEAVAEIGLDYVVLTSVDRDDLPDQGAGHFAETIREIKARHPGILVEVLIPDFRGEERLVRKIIDAEPDVIAHNVETVERLQFPVRDRRAGYEQSLSVLEQVDRESDIYTKTSIMLGHGEYDHEVYQTLADCRERGVDIVTLGQYLRPSRDHLEVQRYDHPHKYETWRRVAEEDLGFLYCASGPMVRSSYKAGELFVDAVLREGKSVEEARQRARPVG, from the coding sequence ATGAGCCGCGCGCGCAAGCCCGACTGGTTGAAGAGCCGACCGCCGTCGGGTCGCGAGTTCGCCGGCATTCGGGAGACGCTGCGCGAGCACGACCTGCACACTGTCTGCGAGGAGGCCAACTGCCCGAATCTCGGCGAGTGTTGGTCCGGCCGGGCCGGCGGCGACGGCGACGGCGGGACGGCCACCTTCATGTTGATGGGCGATCGCTGCTCTCGAGCCTGCAACTTTTGCGACGTCGAGACCGGCGGCATGGAAGCGCTCGATCCCGACGAGCCCGAAAACGTCGCCGAGGCGGTCGCCGAGATCGGGCTGGACTACGTCGTGCTCACGAGCGTCGACCGCGACGACCTCCCCGACCAGGGCGCGGGCCACTTCGCCGAGACGATCCGCGAGATCAAGGCCCGCCACCCCGGGATCCTCGTCGAAGTGCTGATCCCCGACTTTCGGGGCGAGGAACGACTCGTTCGGAAGATCATCGACGCCGAGCCCGACGTGATCGCCCACAACGTCGAGACCGTCGAGCGCCTGCAGTTCCCGGTTCGGGACCGCCGCGCGGGCTACGAGCAGAGCCTCTCGGTTCTCGAGCAGGTCGACCGCGAGTCCGACATCTACACCAAGACCTCTATCATGCTCGGCCACGGCGAGTACGACCACGAAGTCTACCAGACCCTCGCGGACTGCCGCGAGCGCGGCGTCGACATCGTCACGCTCGGGCAGTACCTGCGGCCGTCGCGTGACCACCTCGAAGTGCAGCGGTACGACCACCCCCACAAGTACGAGACCTGGCGCCGCGTCGCCGAGGAGGACCTGGGCTTTCTCTACTGCGCCAGCGGCCCGATGGTGCGCTCGTCGTACAAGGCCGGCGAACTGTTCGTCGACGCCGTGTTACGGGAGGGGAAGTCGGTCGAGGAAGCGCGACAGCGAGCGCGACCGGTAGGGTGA
- a CDS encoding PH domain-containing protein, translating into MALGSTPDWFHISDDENIVWESRPHPITMGARLPVGVALALAGFVVTGWSATDGVGLLTLLGLLATAAGAALAVARYLVWTNTRYVITSSELYKKRGIVSRDVTQFRLERVQNTSLSQSGIGRLLGYGDLTVYTAGSGDPELTFERVPNPDRASSRLSDQLEAVATDRDPRTV; encoded by the coding sequence ATGGCCCTCGGCTCGACGCCCGACTGGTTCCACATCAGCGACGACGAGAACATCGTCTGGGAGAGCCGCCCCCATCCGATCACGATGGGCGCCAGGCTCCCGGTCGGGGTCGCGCTCGCGCTCGCCGGGTTCGTGGTCACCGGCTGGAGCGCGACCGACGGCGTCGGCCTCCTGACGCTCCTCGGACTCCTCGCGACCGCGGCGGGCGCCGCCCTCGCCGTCGCTCGCTACCTGGTCTGGACGAACACCCGCTACGTCATCACCTCCTCGGAGCTCTACAAGAAGCGGGGGATCGTCTCGCGGGACGTCACCCAGTTCCGCCTCGAGCGCGTCCAGAACACCAGCCTCAGTCAAAGCGGGATCGGCCGCCTACTGGGGTACGGCGATCTGACGGTCTACACCGCCGGCTCCGGCGATCCGGAACTGACCTTCGAGCGCGTTCCGAACCCGGACCGCGCCAGCAGCCGACTCAGCGATCAGCTCGAGGCGGTCGCGACCGATCGCGACCCCCGAACCGTCTGA
- a CDS encoding HAD family hydrolase encodes MTAVLFDMDGVVVNSEDYWVDFQREEILPAVVPDEDVDVAEVSGMNFRDIYDYLDEEYGAAISREEFVQQFNEAAEELYTERVEALDGLHDLLAMLDERGVPSALVSSSPHDWIGMALERFDLADEFDYVISADDIDAASKPAPDVFEYAAAEVGVPAAECVVVEDSENGIEAADRAGTTVVAYRIAAHGDIDRSAADEIVDSPGELRERVLALTE; translated from the coding sequence ATGACTGCTGTGCTGTTTGATATGGACGGCGTCGTCGTCAACAGCGAAGACTACTGGGTCGACTTCCAGCGCGAGGAGATCCTCCCCGCGGTCGTTCCCGACGAAGACGTCGACGTCGCCGAGGTGAGCGGAATGAACTTCCGCGATATCTACGACTACCTCGACGAGGAGTACGGGGCCGCGATCTCCCGCGAGGAGTTCGTCCAGCAATTCAACGAGGCCGCCGAGGAACTCTACACCGAGCGCGTCGAGGCCTTGGACGGACTCCACGACCTGCTCGCGATGTTGGATGAGCGCGGCGTTCCGTCCGCCCTGGTCTCCTCCTCGCCCCACGACTGGATCGGCATGGCCCTCGAACGGTTCGATCTCGCGGACGAGTTCGACTACGTCATCAGCGCCGACGACATCGACGCGGCGAGCAAGCCGGCCCCCGACGTCTTCGAGTACGCGGCCGCCGAGGTCGGCGTCCCCGCTGCGGAGTGCGTCGTCGTCGAAGACTCCGAAAACGGGATCGAGGCGGCCGACCGCGCCGGGACGACCGTCGTCGCCTACCGGATCGCCGCCCACGGCGACATCGACCGCTCGGCCGCCGACGAGATCGTCGATTCGCCTGGCGAGCTCCGAGAGCGCGTCCTCGCGTTGACCGAGTGA